From Fusarium fujikuroi IMI 58289 draft genome, chromosome FFUJ_chr07, a single genomic window includes:
- a CDS encoding related to peroxisomal ATP carrier gives MAAQSKPEISPWGRAVAGATGAVLANALVYPLDIVKTRLQVQVKPDPSKGPTSSDEPHYTSTWDAISRIVADDGIKGLYAGMNGSLIGVASTNFAYFYWYTIVRTLYFKSRKTDVHPSTVVELALGAVAGAIAQVFTIPVAVVTTRQQTASKSDRKGLIDTAREVIDGPDGVSGLWRGLKASLVLVVNPAITYGAYERLKDILFPGKTNLRPAEAFLLGAMSKALATIATQPLIVAKVGLQSKPPPARNGKPFTSFVEVMKFIIEHEGVLGLFKGIGPQILKGLIVQGILMTTKERVELMFVLLIRYIKSIRLQKLGKTAEKTAAAHSVAAKPVTTA, from the exons ATGGCTGCGCAATCGAAGCCTGAGATCTCTCCTTGGGGCCGCGCTGTCGCTGGAGCTACGGGTGCTGTTCTTGCGAACGCGCTGGTCTACCCCCTTGATAT TGTCAAGACTCgtcttcaagttcaagtcAAGCCCGATCCTTCAAAAGGCCCTACCTCGTCCGACGAACCACACTACACCTCGACATGGGATGCCATTTCGCGTATAGTCGCCGATGATGGAATCAAGGGCCTCTATGCTGGCATGAATGGCTCTCTGATTGGTGTTGCCTCAACCAACTTTGCCTACTTCTACTGGTACACCATTGTCAGGACCCTATATTTCAAGTCTCGCAAGACAGACGTGCACCCGTCCACCGTGGTCGAACTCGCTTTGGGTGCTGTCGCCGGAGCCATTGCCCAGGTCTTTACCATccctgttgctgttgttaCCACGCGCCAGCAGACGGCAAGCAAAAGCGACCGCAAAGGTCTCATAGACACCGCTCGTGAGGTCATCGATGGTCCAGATGGTGTATCAGGTCTCTGGCGCGGTCTGAAGGCCAGTCTAGTCCTTGTCGTCAACCCTGCCATTACTTATGGCGCATACGAGCGACTAAAGGACATTCTCTTCCCTGGCAAGACCAACTTGAGACCAGCGGAAGCATTCT TACTGGGTGCCATGTCCAAGGCGCTCGCAACCATCGCTACTCAACCACTTATCGTGGCCAAAGTTGGTCTTCAGTCCAAGCCTCCGCCGGCCCGAAATGGCAAGCCCTTCACCAGTTTTGTCGAGGTGATGAAGTTCATCATTGAGCACGAAGGTGTCCTGGGTCTTTTCAAGGGTATTGGACCACAGATCTTGAAGGGGCTCATCGTCCAAGGCATCCTCATGACCACGAAGGAGAG GGTTGAGCTCATGTTCGTGCTTTTGATCCGATATATCAAGTCTATCCGCCTCCAGAAACTCGGCAAGACAGCTGAGAAGACAGCCGCCGCACACAGCGTTGCGGCCAAACCCGTCACAACAGCATAG
- a CDS encoding probable ribosomal protein L29.e, cytosolic, whose translation MAKSKNSSQHNQSRKAHRNGIKKPKTSRYPSLKGTDPKFRRNHRHALHGNMKALKEAKEGKRETV comes from the exons ATGGCGA AGTCAAAGAACAGCTCCCAGCACAACCAGTCGCGCAAGGCACACAGGAACGG tatcaagaagcccaagacttCTCGCTACCCCTCTCTCAAGGGTACTGATCCCAAGTTCCGACGAAACCATCGACATGCTCTTCACGGCAACATGAAGGCCCTG AAGGAGGCTAAGGAAGGCAAGCGCGAGACTGTCTAA
- a CDS encoding Protein VTS1 yields the protein MSGNHVIGNRNSTPEANSTSTLRPPSSRAVGSGHSLRASADMASLTGPSPSSRIRPSSDFYGQAQQNLGPNNAESDSQDKIAQQWIADIDQYETTLEEMAAATLDQDFKDELSAIEQWFRVLSEAERTAALYALLQQTTQVQIRFFIQVLQQMGKNHPMSGVLSPASFDKDPMSNRLSDAMNKLNVDSARNSMARNSVIAPSNKRHSGLDPSTISAMFPDAAAAIATEKAKFTQQTGNPPSSNRNSAALDHRSSMAAPSISAPQDNRDAGPASSSPWNSGGNADSGKASSAQAPMGQFVQPTPSGGLRSPRPQLSSNSTIQQTTLTAPDKNPGDLPLLSPYNAGSGNWASMVNTPMTGTFNTANTGGNQADMVANATAMKLAALSTVNNRFALDDVRKYRRTRSNDGTPGQNPVSVGPQPGINLPNTNVVMINEHGQVLSREQLMALQAQQNLGLGGQRSRPSSPGIAMQPGLPHMAPFTSPQNNGFLSAYDVSSPLITGGMQPVNLGGLGMPGHEGYLSDHSDMVRGRSPRGRRGSSKPPEDPTDPTLLQDIPSWLRSLRLHKYTDNLKDMKWTDLIELDDKALEERGVNALGARRKMLKVFEQVKEAKADGKLG from the exons ATGTCTGGAAACCACGTCATCGGAAACAGAAATAGCACGCCCGAGGCCAATAGCACCTCGACCTTGCGGCCACCGTCTTCTCGAGCCGTTGGTTCTGGTCATTCGCTTCGCGCCTCGGCCGACATGGCGTCCCTAACTGGCCCTTCCCCCTCCAGCCGCATTCGACCCTCATCCGATTTCTATGGGCAGGCTCAGCAGAACCTTGGCCCCAACAACGCCGAATCGGACTCCCAGGACAAGATTGCTCAGCAGTGGATTGCCGACATTGACCAGTACGAAACGACGCTGGAAGAGATGGCTGCTGCTACTCTGGACCAGGACTTCAAGGACGAGCTCAGTGCCATTGAGCAATGGTTTCGTGTCTTGAGCGAGGCTGAACGCACCGCCGCCTTGTATGCCCTTTTGCAGCAGACAACTCAGGTCCAGATTCGCTTTTTTATCCAGGTGCTCCAGCAAATGGGAAAGAATCATCCTATGTCAGGGGTTTTGTCCCCTGCCAGCTTCGACAAAG ATCCTATGTCGAACCGTCTCAGCGATGCAATGAACAAGCTCAATGTTGACTCTGCCCGTAATTCCATGGCCCGTAACTCGGTTATCGCCCCATCCAACAAGCGACATTCAGGACTCGACCCTTCCACCATCAGCGCCATGTTCCCCGATGCTGCGGCAGCCATAGCCACAGAGAAGGCCAAGTTCACCCAGCAGACTGGGAACCCGCCCTCCTCGAACCGCAATAGTGCCGCCTTGGATCATCGTTCGTCCATGGCTGCTCCGTCTATCAGCGCGCCTCAGGATAACCGTGATGCTGGACCTGCTAGCTCTTCGCCTTGGAATAGTGGCGGGAACGCAGACTCCGGCAAGGCATCCTCTGCTCAGGCTCCTATGGGCCAGTTTGTACAGCCGACACCATCTGGTGGACTTCGCTCTCCGCGTCCGCAATTGTCAAGCAACAGTACGATCCAGCAAACGACTCTCACTGCCCCGGATAAGAACCCCGGGGACTTGCCTTTGCTTTCACCGTACAATGCTGGCAGTGGCAACTGGGCGTCAATGGTAAACACCCCTATGACTGGCACCTTCAACACAGCCAACACCGGAGGTAACCAGGCCGATATGGTTGCCAACGCCACTGCCATGAAACTCGCAGCTTTGTCTACAGTCAATAACCGATTCGCTTTGGACGACGTGCGCAAGTACCGCCGAACTAGGTCCAATGACGGCACGCCAGGACAGAATCCTGTCTCCGTTGGTCCACAGCCCGGAATCAACCTCCCAAACACGAATGTTGTCATGATCAATGAACATGGCCAGGTCCTCAGTAGAGAACAGCTCATGGCGCTTCAGGCGCAGCAAAACCTTGGTTTGGGTGGTCAGCGCTCTCGTCCCAGCTCCCCTGGAATTGCCATGCAACCTGGACTGCCTCATATGGCACCGTTCACTTCACCGCAGAACAACGGATTCCTTAGTGCGTACGATGTGTCCTCGCCTTTGATTACAGGCGGTATGCAACCGGTCAACTTGGGTGGCCTTGGGATGCCTGGCCACGAGGGCTACTTATCTGATCATTCGGACATGGTTCGTGGCCGATCTCCACGTGGGAGACGAGGCAGCTCCAAGCCTCCCGAGGACCCGACCGACCCAACCCTTCTGCAGGATATCCCCAGTTGGCTCCGCAGTCTTCGCCTTCACAAGTACACCGATAATCTCAAGGATATGAAGTGGACGGACCTTATCGAGTTGGACGACAAGGCCCTGGAAGAGCGTGGCGTCAACGCCCTCGGTGCACGTCGAAAAATGCTCAAGGTTTTTGAACAGGTCAAGG AAGCCAAGGCCGATGGAAAGCTGGGCTAG
- a CDS encoding related to transcription initiation factor TFIIIC: MERQQDNASDADSDLEELEGDIAKLDETVRTFLADQRGENDASPAARGLPRGKGARGPRKAAKPRGDITARLSKVNQAFLSGDYPLALDLVFEVIRINAETHQAWTTLSSIFREQGDMGKSLSAMVYAAHLRPKDVNGWLQCASFALENVADDEAGNLNTARLCYSAALRADHTNIDARLGKGLVCHRQGHLAAAISDYKVVLEHRPHDLEIVRKLAEACVDNKQAEAAVPSAIAAYKRFFDHERAKPQTQIMEPPWHDIGIYVELFASTGRYQEAIQESKSLSRWLLGREAEDYWDQWTSDDREWDMDDERRTAVPNFTASVWSPDSYGQSFPWDLRARLAIYRFRLGDEDEAMVRSRLTLTIMANVWQQRHLLWFEPESILTREFAGDFPFLTFDLAEELAHRGHTPLAISYYQILRDLPGDADATILLQLGRCYSAVGETATAEEFFLAAIDADEDNIDARIELANMYEKAREEEEALILAAEAMALRQARDQNLEGHQDSIAELDPPSRRAPRRTQAVPRRTDAFGKRLIPRRYRPKRLAGADKRRQEEQARAMKLTEQYEIVQDLRKKIKEGQHNLIPTWMASSKELVDEFRSIKKFYTWDKYLHFLGPKNHLQQQEADKPQNELSQMYERLARTLAPQPGSEGRDDGTSKPDAHQGISFNNWLDLFLDYAIGLATAHRRDEAYQVCEAARDSTAFQAPEHGFMIHVAWSVCAIYTSDEEKCIATARQLMRDGATSDSYRMFALLSNLCQSPVSWYTSGPAQKYILRQIKAMDEAYNGGETNSERAEDGEPVLDACVLMLYGHILFTSTSYTYALGYFLRSLALDAENPMVNLSLGLAYVHYGLKRQSTNRQYLLLQGQTYLSRYVELGQQGVTERGSWTRAEAYYNIGRLYQLLGVNYLAHNYYSRAKKACYGSYRKDKARGLEVMLLTNEVISLIINYNSIKALTLLKVKLKL; encoded by the exons ATGGAAAG GCAACAAGACAACGCCTCAGATGCAGACTCTGActtggaggagctggagggaGATATCGCAAAGTTAGACGAGACTGTTCGAACTTTTTTGGCAGATCAACGGGGTGAGAATGATGCCTCGCCCGCGGCCCGCGGCCTCCCGCGAGGTAAAGGAGCACGAGGTCCACGGAAAGCAGCAAAACCTCGAGGAGACATCACAGCACGACTATCCAAAGTAAACCAAGCTTTTCTGAGCGGCGACTATCCATTAGCACTGGATCTTGTTTTCGAAGTCATCAGAATCAATGCCGAAACGCACCAAGCATGGACGACTCTATCATCGATTTTCCGTGAGCAAGGTGACATGGGCAAATCGTTATCAGCGATGGTCTATGCTGCTCATCTCCGCCCAAAGGATGTGAACGGCTGGCTCCAGTGCGCATCATTCGCACTTGAGAACGTTGCAGATGACGAAGCCGGAAATCTCAACACTGCGAGACTTTGTTATTCTGCGGCGCTGCGGGCCGATCACACGAACATCGATGCTCGCTTGGGCAAAGGTCTAGTTTGTCACAGACAGGGCCATCTTGCAGCCGCCATCTCCGACTACAAGGTTGTTTTGGAGCATCGACCCCACGACCTTGAAATCGTCAGAAAACTTGCTGAGGCTTGTGTTGACAATAAACAAGCCGAGGCCGCTGTTCCGAGCGCAATCGCAGCCTATAAACGATTCTTTGATCATGAAAGGGCGAAGCCGCAGACGCAGATTATGGAACCTCCATGGCATGATATCGGGATTTACGTGGAACTTTTTGCTTCGACAGGACGTTATCAGGAAGCTATACAAGAATCCAAGTCACTCTCTCGATGGCTATTGGGTCGGGAGGCAGAGGACTACTGGGACCAATGGACCTCCGACGACCGCGAATGGGACATGGATGACGAACGGCGGACTGCTGTGCCGAATTTCACCGCAAGTGTCTGGAGTCCTGACTCCTATGGTCAGTCGTTTCCTTGGGACCTGCGTGCCCGATTGGCAATATACAGGTTTCGACtgggtgatgaagatgaggcaATGGTAAGGTCCCGGTTAACTCTGACGATTATGGCTAACGTTTGGCAACAGAGGCATCTGCTGTGGTTTGAGCCGGAATCCATCCTCACGAGAGAATTTGCTGGCGATTTTCCATTTCTAACGTTCGACCTTGCTGAAGAGTTGGCCCATCGTGGCCATACACCATTGGCAATTTCATACTATCAGATCCTCCGAGATTTACCTGGCGATGCTGATGCAACCATTCTTTTACAACTGGGACGATGCTATTCGGCAGTTGGAGAGACGGCCACAGCTGAGGAGTTTTTTCTCGCTGCCATTGACGCTGATGAAGACAACATTGATGCCCGTATCGAACTGGCTAACATGTACGAGAAGGCtagagaggaggaagaagctcTCATCCTAGCAGCCGAGGCAATGGCCCTCCGACAAGCTCGAGATCAAAACCTCGAAGGCCATCAAGACTCTATCGCAGAACTTGACCCGCCAAGTCGTCGGGCTCCACGACGAACCCAAGCGGTTCCTCGAAGAACAGATGCATTTGGAAAGCGGCTTATTCCACGAAGATATCGACCAAAACGACTAGCTGGTGCTGACAAACGCCGACAAGAGGAGCAAGCTCGTGCCATGAAGCTGACTGAACAGTACGAGATTGTGCAAGATCTGCGCAAAAAGATCAAAGAAGGACAGCACAACCTGATTCCAACTTGGATGGCTTCGTCAAAGGAGCTTGTAGACGAGTTTCGATCGATCAAGAAATTCTACACCTGGGATAAGTATTTGCACTTCCTTGGGCCTAAGAACCATTTGCAACAGCAGGAAGCCGATAAACCACAAAACGAGCTTTCACAGATGTACGAAAGACTTGCCAGGA CTCTTGCTCCACAGCCGGGGAGCGAAGGCCGAGACGACGGGACCTCAAAGCCCGATGCCCACCAAGGAATTTCCTTCAACAACTGGCTTGACTTATTTTTGGATTACGCTATTGGCCTGGCTACTGCTCACCGACGCGACGAAGCATATCAAGTGTGCGAAGCTGCACGAGATTCGACCGCTTTTCAAGCCCCAGAGCATGGCTTTATGATTCATGTGGCATGGAGTG TCTGTGCCATTTATACgagcgatgaagagaagTGTATCGCGACAGCTCGCCAACTAATGAGAGACGGTGCCACGTCTGATTCATATAGAATGTTCGCCTTACTATCTAACCTATGTCAGTCTCCTGTATCCTGGTATACGTCAGGGCCTGCACAGAAGTACATTCTCCGACAGATCAAGGCTATGGATGAGGCTTACAATGGCGGTGAGACCAATTCCGAAAGAGCAGAGGACGGGGAGCCAGTCCTTGATGCATGTGTCCTTATGCTTTATGGGCATATCCTTTTTACATCGACAAGCTACACATACGCATTAG GCTACTTTTTACGATCGCTGGCCCTGGACGCTGAGAACCCCATGGTGAATCTGAGTCTAGGACTGGCATATGTTCACTATGGCCTCAAGCGACAATCAACCAATCGCCAATACCTGCTACTGCAAGGGCAGACCTATTTGTCACGATATGTTGAGCTGGGGCAGCAAGGAGTCACGGAGAGAGGGAGTTGGACCAGGGCTGAGGCATACTACAATATTGGCCGCCTCTACCAGCTCTTGGGCGTCAATTACCTGGCCCATAACTATTACTCAAGAGCAAAGAAGGCCTGTTATGGATCATATAGAAAAGATAAGGCTAGAGGCCTGGAGGTTATGCTCTTGACTAATGaggtaatatctttaattataaattataatagtattaaagccttaactttacttaaagtaaagttaaaactttaa